A genomic stretch from Shewanella sediminis HAW-EB3 includes:
- a CDS encoding LapA family protein, with amino-acid sequence MKSFIITVLVALFFFLALIFGARNEQVVTISYFVAQGEFRLPIVLAVVFLAGFLISWIFAMYHIAKLKLALRTANKKNLNLENKITDPTLLQEVDA; translated from the coding sequence GTGAAGTCATTTATCATCACAGTGTTAGTTGCACTGTTTTTCTTTCTTGCACTGATTTTTGGTGCTCGTAACGAACAAGTTGTGACGATAAGTTATTTCGTTGCTCAGGGTGAGTTTAGACTGCCTATTGTGCTCGCTGTTGTGTTTCTTGCGGGTTTCCTCATAAGTTGGATTTTTGCGATGTATCATATTGCCAAACTCAAATTGGCACTAAGAACCGCAAACAAAAAGAATTTAAATCTTGAAAATAAAATTACAGATCCAACATTGCTTCAGGAAGTAGACGCCTAA
- a CDS encoding acyl-CoA dehydrogenase — MNPYQAPLAEMKFMLDKVFDAPNTWASLPAIAENVDMDTAVAIMDEADKISRELIHPINRSGDEQGVRHEDDKVITPDGFKAVYDQYAEGGWVGLCGDPELGGMGMPKMLGVLVDEMSYSACNSFTLYGSLTAGAALCINAHGSDELKEKYLPMLYSGEWAGAMDMTEPQAGSDLRNIRTKAVPNDDGSYNITGSKIFITGGDHDLTENVIHLVLAKLPDSNGISLFLVPKIKVDDSGNLGESNGVTVGSIEHKMGLKASATCVMNYDDAQGYLIGRPNRGLVCMFTMMNYERLAIGIQGLGTSQAAYQMASDYAKERVQGVAAGGSPTGATCDPILVHGDVRRMLLNIRTLTEAGRALSILTGKQLDIAKYGEGEDKAKAARYVGLLTPVAKAFLSDRGLDAAIMAQQVFGGHGYIRETGIEQLVRDTRIAQIYEGTNGIQAIDFLGRKVTGDNLAALTEFVTECNEKLSQMTHVDDAHKEKVASLFNQLLAVADTVNDNKISSPALINTCAVDFLDAFGHILYGYFWLLMTDTAAVHEDEKFTAQKRHLSDFYINKVLPKAEYHLAQVSAGDVCVMNIPEETF; from the coding sequence ATGAATCCGTACCAAGCTCCGTTAGCCGAAATGAAGTTTATGTTAGATAAGGTCTTTGATGCGCCAAATACATGGGCGTCATTACCTGCCATAGCCGAAAATGTCGATATGGACACAGCGGTAGCGATAATGGATGAAGCAGACAAGATAAGTCGTGAACTTATACATCCTATTAACCGTAGCGGTGATGAGCAAGGTGTAAGGCATGAAGATGATAAGGTGATCACGCCTGACGGCTTTAAAGCCGTCTATGACCAATATGCTGAAGGTGGCTGGGTTGGCTTATGCGGCGACCCTGAACTGGGTGGTATGGGCATGCCGAAGATGTTGGGCGTGCTGGTAGATGAGATGTCTTATAGTGCCTGTAACTCTTTTACCCTTTACGGTTCACTCACCGCCGGCGCAGCCTTGTGTATCAATGCACATGGCAGTGATGAGCTAAAAGAGAAATATCTGCCTATGCTGTATAGCGGCGAATGGGCTGGTGCGATGGATATGACCGAACCTCAGGCGGGGTCAGATCTGCGAAATATTCGTACTAAAGCGGTCCCTAACGATGATGGCAGCTATAACATCACGGGCAGCAAGATTTTTATCACCGGCGGCGATCATGATCTGACGGAGAATGTCATCCACCTGGTATTGGCAAAGCTACCCGACTCGAACGGTATATCTCTATTCTTAGTGCCAAAAATCAAGGTAGATGACTCAGGTAACTTAGGTGAGTCAAATGGCGTAACAGTGGGTTCAATCGAGCATAAAATGGGGCTAAAAGCCTCCGCCACATGTGTGATGAACTATGATGATGCTCAAGGTTATCTTATCGGTAGACCTAACCGTGGACTCGTCTGCATGTTTACTATGATGAACTATGAGCGTCTGGCCATTGGTATTCAGGGGTTGGGAACCTCCCAAGCGGCATACCAGATGGCTTCCGATTATGCTAAAGAGCGTGTTCAGGGCGTGGCAGCAGGCGGATCGCCAACCGGCGCAACCTGCGATCCAATCCTGGTTCATGGTGATGTCCGTCGTATGCTTCTTAATATCAGAACCTTGACCGAGGCGGGCCGAGCCCTCTCCATATTGACCGGTAAGCAGCTTGATATTGCAAAGTACGGTGAGGGAGAGGACAAGGCTAAAGCGGCGCGTTATGTCGGCTTGTTAACCCCAGTTGCTAAGGCATTTCTCAGTGACCGTGGACTGGATGCCGCAATCATGGCCCAGCAAGTGTTTGGTGGGCACGGTTATATACGTGAAACGGGTATCGAACAACTCGTACGTGATACCCGTATTGCTCAAATATATGAAGGGACAAACGGCATTCAAGCCATAGATTTCTTAGGCCGCAAGGTGACAGGAGATAATCTGGCGGCACTGACTGAGTTTGTTACCGAGTGCAATGAGAAGCTATCTCAAATGACTCATGTCGATGATGCTCATAAGGAGAAAGTGGCATCACTGTTCAACCAGTTACTGGCCGTTGCAGATACCGTTAATGACAACAAGATTTCGAGCCCAGCACTCATCAACACTTGTGCCGTCGATTTCCTCGATGCGTTTGGCCATATCCTCTACGGGTATTTCTGGTTGCTGATGACGGACACAGCTGCAGTTCATGAAGATGAAAAGTTTACGGCGCAAAAACGTCACTTAAGCGACTTCTATATCAATAAGGTACTTCCTAAGGCTGAGTATCACCTTGCACAGGTCAGTGCCGGGGATGTTTGTGTCATGAATATCCCTGAAGAGACGTTCTGA
- a CDS encoding DUF2058 domain-containing protein, with product MANPFQEQLLKAGLVSKQKVQKAKTQKKRDRKAKVDDGSAALKQEIAAQKKAQAEKDKALNEKRFEEASEKGLVRGLVTEFKRLAIKLPQHAELKFNYTFNNKIFSLYVDEKLQSQLLNGQLGIVRHEETSYLVPHKLAERVNMLVPEWCGYLWVKDDKTQVVEEDDPYADYVIPDDLMW from the coding sequence ATGGCAAATCCTTTTCAGGAACAGTTACTCAAAGCGGGACTTGTGAGTAAACAGAAAGTTCAGAAAGCCAAAACACAGAAAAAGCGCGATCGTAAGGCCAAGGTCGACGATGGCAGCGCTGCGTTGAAGCAAGAGATCGCCGCACAGAAGAAAGCGCAAGCAGAGAAAGATAAGGCGTTAAACGAAAAACGTTTCGAAGAAGCGTCTGAGAAGGGATTAGTCCGCGGACTCGTCACCGAGTTCAAGCGTCTGGCCATTAAGCTGCCTCAGCATGCCGAATTAAAATTTAACTACACCTTTAATAATAAAATATTCTCTCTCTATGTTGATGAAAAGCTGCAGTCTCAGCTTCTCAATGGCCAGTTGGGTATCGTGCGCCATGAAGAGACTAGCTATCTGGTCCCTCACAAACTGGCCGAACGCGTCAACATGTTAGTGCCTGAGTGGTGTGGCTACTTGTGGGTTAAAGATGATAAAACCCAAGTCGTTGAAGAGGATGATCCTTATGCAGATTATGTCATTCCAGATGATTTGATGTGGTAG
- the lapB gene encoding lipopolysaccharide assembly protein LapB has protein sequence MLEILFLLLPIAAGYGWYMGRRSVRHKQSSDRKKLSRDYFTGLNFLLSNESDKAVDLFISMLDVDDDTIDTHLSLGSLFRKRGEVDRSIRIHQNLIARPSLATEQRDIAMMELGKDYLAAGFYDRAEEIFQNLVKQDDHSEAAETHLIDIYQVTKEWQKAINIIKSLKRKRQLVLKHNTAHFYCELANEEADSGGQLKLLQAAIKQDPQCGRAILTLAQKYLDQGELIKCKDMLYKLLEADVELIPDALATCRQAYHESNDSTGYCDFLRQALQQGAGASVAITLAQHLIEQGETQAAEKLVLDGLYRHPTMKSFQHLMQMQMLQAEDGQAKESLTMLEKLVQQQIKFRPGYRCSECGFPSHSLYWHCPSCKSWGSIKRIRGLDGE, from the coding sequence ATGCTTGAGATCCTGTTTCTGTTACTACCCATTGCTGCCGGATATGGCTGGTATATGGGACGTCGAAGTGTCCGGCATAAACAGAGTAGCGATCGCAAAAAGTTGAGCCGTGATTACTTTACCGGCCTTAACTTCCTTCTTTCGAACGAGTCAGATAAAGCGGTGGATCTCTTTATCTCCATGCTCGATGTCGATGACGACACCATAGATACACATCTATCTTTGGGCTCACTGTTTCGTAAGCGCGGTGAAGTAGACCGCTCAATTCGAATTCATCAAAATTTGATTGCCCGCCCTAGCTTAGCTACCGAACAACGCGACATAGCGATGATGGAGTTGGGCAAAGATTACCTCGCGGCCGGATTTTATGACCGAGCGGAGGAAATTTTTCAAAACCTGGTTAAGCAAGACGACCACAGCGAAGCCGCTGAAACCCACTTGATCGATATCTATCAGGTGACAAAAGAGTGGCAGAAAGCCATTAACATCATAAAAAGTCTAAAGCGTAAGCGACAACTCGTTTTAAAGCACAATACCGCACATTTTTATTGTGAGCTTGCCAATGAAGAAGCGGACAGCGGCGGACAACTAAAATTACTGCAGGCTGCAATCAAGCAGGACCCACAATGTGGTAGGGCAATCCTGACCTTAGCCCAAAAATATCTTGATCAAGGTGAACTCATAAAGTGTAAAGATATGCTTTATAAGCTGTTAGAGGCTGATGTTGAGTTGATCCCCGATGCTCTGGCGACCTGCAGACAGGCATATCACGAGAGTAATGACTCGACGGGCTACTGTGACTTTCTCAGGCAGGCACTTCAACAGGGCGCAGGTGCCAGCGTTGCGATCACCTTGGCGCAGCACCTGATAGAGCAGGGGGAGACTCAGGCTGCCGAGAAATTAGTACTCGATGGTCTGTACCGACACCCCACGATGAAGAGTTTTCAGCATTTGATGCAGATGCAGATGCTACAGGCGGAAGATGGGCAGGCTAAAGAGAGCCTGACCATGCTTGAGAAATTAGTTCAGCAACAGATTAAGTTCAGACCAGGTTATCGCTGTAGTGAATGTGGCTTCCCTTCCCACAGTCTCTATTGGCATTGTCCCTCTTGTAAAAGTTGGGGCAGCATTAAACGGATACGGGGATTGGACGGCGAATAG
- the aroA gene encoding 3-phosphoshikimate 1-carboxyvinyltransferase — protein sequence MKQLRLEPINKVQGTINIPGSKSISNRALLLATLAKGTTTLTNLLDSDDIRYMLASLKQLGVNYRLSNDNTVCELEGIGAPLNSEQAQTLFLGNAGTAMRPLCAALTLGHGEFTLTGEPRMEERPIGDLVDALRQLGANVTYLKNDGFPPLTINATGLDAGEVEIAGDLSSQFLTALLMVAPLATGDVNIKIKGELVSKPYIDITIALMAQFGVQVVNHSYERFEIKAGQGYVSPGKVLVEGDASSASYFLAAGAIKGGEVKVTGVGRMSIQGDVKFADVLEKMGADIEWGDDYIISRGSTLKAVDLDMNHIPDAAMTIATAALFATGTTHIRNIYNWRIKETDRLAAMATELRKVGAIVDEGHDYISITPPTKPHTADIDTYNDHRMAMCFSMLAFADCGITINDPDCTSKTFPDYFNQFAALAQ from the coding sequence ATGAAGCAGCTACGTCTTGAGCCAATCAACAAGGTTCAGGGGACCATCAATATCCCTGGATCGAAAAGTATCTCTAACCGCGCGCTTTTGCTTGCTACACTTGCGAAAGGCACCACGACACTGACCAATTTACTCGACTCCGATGATATCCGTTATATGTTGGCGTCGTTGAAACAGCTTGGCGTAAATTATCGTCTATCGAATGACAATACCGTTTGTGAGCTTGAGGGAATAGGGGCGCCACTCAATAGTGAGCAAGCCCAAACCCTTTTTCTTGGTAATGCAGGCACCGCAATGCGTCCCTTGTGTGCAGCGTTAACGCTGGGACACGGCGAGTTTACCTTAACGGGCGAGCCTCGAATGGAAGAACGGCCTATTGGTGATCTCGTCGATGCGTTGAGACAGCTTGGGGCCAATGTTACCTACCTTAAGAATGATGGCTTCCCGCCTTTAACCATTAATGCGACCGGACTCGATGCGGGTGAAGTTGAGATCGCAGGTGACCTTTCCAGCCAATTTTTAACCGCATTACTTATGGTTGCGCCATTGGCGACTGGCGACGTTAATATCAAGATAAAAGGGGAGCTGGTTTCTAAGCCCTATATCGATATTACCATCGCGTTGATGGCTCAGTTTGGTGTGCAAGTGGTTAACCACAGTTATGAACGTTTTGAGATAAAAGCCGGACAAGGCTACGTCTCACCGGGTAAGGTCCTGGTAGAAGGGGATGCGTCATCGGCCTCTTACTTCTTAGCGGCTGGTGCGATTAAAGGTGGTGAAGTAAAAGTCACCGGAGTTGGGCGCATGAGTATTCAAGGTGATGTGAAGTTTGCCGATGTCTTAGAAAAAATGGGCGCCGATATCGAGTGGGGGGATGACTACATCATTTCACGGGGTTCGACACTCAAGGCTGTTGATCTCGATATGAATCATATTCCCGATGCGGCCATGACTATTGCAACGGCAGCTCTGTTTGCAACCGGCACGACCCATATTCGCAACATCTATAATTGGCGTATAAAAGAGACTGACAGACTCGCTGCGATGGCAACCGAACTTCGTAAAGTCGGTGCGATTGTCGACGAGGGACATGATTATATCAGTATTACTCCACCAACTAAGCCACACACGGCAGATATAGATACGTATAACGATCATCGAATGGCGATGTGTTTCTCTATGCTGGCGTTTGCAGATTGTGGGATCACGATTAACGATCCAGATTGTACATCTAAAACCTTCCCTGATTACTTTAATCAGTTTGCTGCATTAGCGCAGTAG
- a CDS encoding amino acid aminotransferase, with amino-acid sequence MFDKLTAMPSDPILGLMTKYREDTHTNKVDLGVGVYKDEAGHTPILTCVKKAEQHRIDTEETKVYIGPTGSAGFNQLLGELAFGIDNPAILANRVRTVSTPGGTGALRVAADFIKRASSVTKSGEAVIWVSDPTWANHTGLFEAAGITVKTYPYYDYDTKTLKFNEMKAALANVGPDDVVLLHACCHNPSGMDLNQSQWDEIIELTKEQGFTPLIDMAYQGFGDGVDEDAYGVRKMAAAVDNMILCSSCSKNFGLYRERIGACSIVGKDASSANVAFSVLLYVVRCIYSMPPAHGAAIVETVLGSDELKQEWLAELKVMRDRINGNRSMLVEKLKEKGVKRNFDFIAEQKGMFSFLGINPKQVEQLQQEHSIYMVDSSRISIAGIGHGNVDYLAESIAKVI; translated from the coding sequence ATGTTCGATAAACTAACCGCTATGCCTTCCGACCCTATCTTAGGACTTATGACTAAGTATCGTGAAGATACACACACGAACAAGGTCGACCTTGGGGTCGGTGTTTATAAAGATGAAGCGGGTCATACCCCTATTTTGACTTGTGTTAAAAAGGCAGAGCAACATCGAATAGACACCGAGGAAACAAAAGTTTACATCGGACCTACCGGTTCTGCCGGTTTCAATCAACTTCTGGGTGAGCTGGCGTTTGGTATCGATAATCCCGCGATTTTGGCTAACCGTGTTCGTACCGTTTCGACTCCCGGCGGAACTGGGGCACTGCGTGTAGCAGCAGATTTCATCAAACGAGCCAGTTCGGTGACGAAAAGTGGCGAGGCGGTGATTTGGGTCAGCGACCCAACCTGGGCTAATCATACCGGCTTGTTCGAAGCGGCGGGGATCACCGTTAAAACCTACCCTTACTACGACTATGATACCAAGACCCTAAAATTTAATGAGATGAAAGCCGCGCTTGCAAACGTGGGACCCGATGATGTCGTACTCTTGCATGCTTGCTGTCATAACCCAAGTGGCATGGATCTGAACCAAAGCCAATGGGACGAAATCATCGAACTGACAAAAGAACAAGGCTTCACTCCGCTCATAGATATGGCTTATCAGGGATTTGGTGATGGCGTGGATGAAGATGCCTATGGTGTGAGAAAGATGGCCGCCGCAGTCGATAACATGATCTTATGTAGCTCTTGCTCTAAGAACTTTGGTCTGTATCGTGAGCGTATCGGTGCCTGCTCCATCGTAGGCAAAGATGCATCATCGGCTAATGTGGCCTTTTCTGTTTTACTCTACGTTGTACGTTGCATCTACTCTATGCCGCCAGCCCATGGCGCTGCCATTGTTGAAACCGTTCTGGGCTCTGATGAGCTTAAACAAGAGTGGCTAGCCGAGCTTAAAGTCATGCGCGACCGTATTAACGGCAATCGCTCAATGTTGGTAGAAAAGCTAAAAGAAAAGGGTGTCAAACGTAACTTTGACTTTATCGCCGAGCAAAAAGGGATGTTCTCCTTCCTTGGTATCAATCCAAAGCAGGTTGAACAGCTTCAGCAAGAGCACAGTATCTATATGGTAGATTCAAGCCGGATCAGTATCGCAGGTATCGGACATGGAAATGTTGATTACTTAGCGGAGTCGATAGCTAAGGTGATTTAA
- the ihfB gene encoding integration host factor subunit beta — MTKSELIEKLATRQSQMSAKEVESAIKEMLEQMAQTLEGGDRIEIRGFGSFSLHFRAPRTGRNPKTGTSVDLDGKYVPHFKPGKELRERVDAINA; from the coding sequence ATGACAAAATCCGAACTGATCGAAAAACTCGCCACGAGGCAGTCGCAGATGTCGGCTAAAGAAGTGGAAAGTGCAATCAAAGAGATGTTAGAGCAGATGGCTCAAACATTAGAAGGCGGTGATCGTATTGAGATCCGTGGCTTTGGTAGTTTCTCTCTTCACTTCCGTGCGCCGCGTACTGGCCGTAATCCTAAGACTGGAACATCAGTCGATTTGGATGGTAAGTATGTTCCGCACTTTAAGCCTGGCAAAGAACTGCGCGAACGTGTTGATGCAATTAATGCTTAA
- the cmk gene encoding (d)CMP kinase, which produces MSERAPVVTIDGPSGAGKGTISQLLAERLGWKLLDSGAIYRVLALAAIHHNVELDNEDSLSLLAAHLDVQFITGNGLHGIKVVLEGEDVSIDIRSQECSNAASKVAAYPRVREALLRRQRAFNEAPGLIADGRDMGTVVFPNTPAKIYLTASAEERAQRRYNQLQDKGFDVNIDRLLSEIIERDDRDTNRSVAPLVPAEDALIIDTSGIGIDEVLDIALTHIQTKLPSVS; this is translated from the coding sequence ATGTCTGAACGGGCTCCTGTTGTCACTATTGACGGTCCAAGCGGTGCGGGAAAAGGTACAATCAGCCAGTTATTAGCCGAACGTTTAGGTTGGAAATTACTGGACAGCGGCGCAATTTACCGAGTATTAGCCTTAGCCGCGATCCATCACAATGTTGAGCTGGATAACGAGGACTCGCTGAGTTTGTTGGCCGCGCATCTCGATGTGCAGTTCATTACCGGTAACGGGTTACACGGCATTAAGGTTGTACTTGAAGGCGAAGATGTTTCAATCGATATTCGCAGTCAAGAGTGTTCAAATGCCGCTTCTAAAGTGGCTGCTTATCCACGCGTAAGGGAAGCTTTGTTGCGCCGTCAACGTGCATTCAATGAAGCGCCTGGTTTAATTGCCGATGGTCGTGACATGGGAACGGTTGTTTTCCCCAACACCCCTGCTAAAATTTATTTAACCGCATCTGCTGAAGAAAGGGCGCAAAGACGCTATAATCAGTTGCAGGACAAGGGCTTCGATGTTAATATCGACCGTCTTTTGTCCGAGATAATAGAACGTGACGACCGCGATACCAATCGCAGTGTTGCTCCTTTGGTACCTGCCGAGGATGCTTTGATCATCGACACGTCTGGAATCGGGATTGATGAAGTGCTCGATATTGCGTTGACGCACATACAAACTAAATTACCAAGTGTGAGCTAA
- the pyrF gene encoding orotidine-5'-phosphate decarboxylase: MNNKPIVVALDFDDKNAALQLIDRLDPQMCRLKVGKEMFTLFGPELVKDIHSRDFDLFLDLKFHDIPNTVAKAVTAAAELGVWMTNIHATGGLAMMEAAKKALVPYGKDAPLLIAVTVLTSMSDEDLKLIGIDVPAFEHVQRLARLTQQAGLDGVVCSAHEAQLLKSSLGESFKLVTPGIRPAGADKGDQHRVMTPPQAIEAGSDYLVIGRPITKAADPLAALTAIHQSLSIPG; this comes from the coding sequence ATGAATAATAAACCTATCGTGGTCGCCCTGGATTTTGATGACAAAAATGCTGCTTTGCAATTGATCGATCGCTTAGACCCTCAAATGTGTCGTTTAAAAGTGGGCAAAGAGATGTTTACCCTCTTTGGTCCAGAGCTTGTTAAAGATATTCATAGCCGTGATTTCGACCTGTTTTTAGACCTTAAATTCCATGATATTCCAAATACAGTGGCTAAGGCTGTTACAGCTGCGGCTGAGTTAGGTGTTTGGATGACCAACATTCATGCCACCGGTGGTTTAGCCATGATGGAAGCGGCGAAGAAGGCTCTGGTCCCTTACGGTAAAGATGCGCCTTTGTTGATAGCGGTAACGGTATTAACTTCTATGAGCGATGAAGATCTTAAGCTTATCGGCATCGATGTACCAGCTTTCGAACATGTTCAACGCCTGGCAAGACTCACACAACAGGCAGGTCTCGATGGTGTTGTTTGTTCGGCTCACGAAGCGCAGCTATTGAAATCAAGCTTAGGTGAAAGTTTTAAATTGGTGACGCCGGGTATCCGTCCTGCTGGAGCAGACAAGGGCGATCAACATAGGGTCATGACGCCACCACAGGCTATTGAGGCGGGATCGGATTATCTTGTCATCGGTCGACCTATTACTAAGGCCGCAGACCCATTGGCTGCGCTGACCGCGATCCATCAGTCGCTGAGCATTCCTGGTTAA
- the rpsA gene encoding 30S ribosomal protein S1 yields MTESFADLFEQSLTELEFRPGSIVTGIVVSIQNGMVLVDAGLKSESPIPAEQFKNDQGELEISVGDSVAVALDSVEDGFGETQLSREKAKRHEAWIVLEKAYEDAETVIGVINGKVKGGFTVELNGIRAFLPGSLVDVRPVRDTAHLENKDLEFKVIKLDQKRNNVVVSRRAVIESESSAERDALLENLQEGQSVKGIVKNLTDYGAFVDLGGVDGLLHITDMAWKRVKHPSEIVNVGDEINVKVLKYDRERTRVSLGLKQLGEDPWLEISKRYPENTRLTGRVTNLTDYGCFVEIEEGVEGLVHVSEMDWTNKNIHPSKVVNLGDEVEVLVLDIDEERRRISLGLKQCKVNPWDDFAERFQKGDKVSGKIKSITDFGIFIGLDGGIDGLVHLSDISWNGTGEEAVAEYKKGDEINAVVLSVDPERERISLGVKQTEDDPFNAYLADKKKGTVVNGTVTAVDAKGVTIELADTVEGYLRVADISRERIEDASTVYSVGDAVESKFMGVDRKNRTISLSIRAKDEAEEKEAMASLNKQEDAVMSSAMAEAFKAARK; encoded by the coding sequence ATGACTGAATCTTTTGCTGATCTATTTGAACAATCCCTAACTGAACTTGAGTTCCGTCCTGGTTCTATCGTAACTGGTATAGTTGTATCTATCCAGAACGGTATGGTACTAGTTGACGCTGGTCTTAAGTCTGAAAGCCCAATCCCAGCTGAACAGTTCAAGAACGACCAAGGCGAACTTGAAATCTCTGTTGGTGATTCTGTTGCTGTTGCACTTGACTCTGTTGAAGACGGTTTCGGTGAAACTCAACTGTCTCGTGAGAAAGCTAAGCGTCACGAAGCATGGATTGTTCTAGAAAAAGCGTACGAAGATGCTGAAACTGTAATCGGTGTCATTAATGGTAAGGTTAAAGGCGGTTTCACTGTTGAATTAAACGGTATCCGTGCATTCCTACCTGGTTCTCTAGTTGACGTTCGCCCAGTTCGCGATACTGCTCACCTAGAAAACAAAGATCTAGAATTTAAAGTTATCAAGTTAGACCAGAAGCGCAACAACGTTGTTGTTTCTCGTCGTGCTGTTATCGAATCTGAAAGCAGTGCAGAGCGTGATGCTCTTCTTGAGAACCTACAAGAAGGTCAATCAGTTAAGGGTATCGTTAAGAACCTTACTGACTACGGTGCATTCGTAGACCTAGGTGGCGTTGACGGTCTACTACATATCACTGATATGGCGTGGAAGCGTGTTAAGCACCCATCTGAAATCGTAAACGTTGGTGACGAAATCAATGTTAAAGTTCTTAAGTACGATCGTGAGCGCACTCGTGTTTCACTAGGTCTTAAGCAACTTGGCGAAGATCCATGGTTAGAAATCAGCAAGCGCTACCCAGAAAACACACGTTTGACTGGTCGCGTTACTAACCTAACTGACTACGGTTGTTTCGTTGAAATCGAAGAAGGCGTTGAAGGTCTTGTTCACGTTTCTGAAATGGATTGGACTAACAAGAACATCCACCCATCTAAAGTTGTTAACTTAGGTGATGAAGTTGAAGTTCTAGTTCTAGACATTGACGAAGAGCGTCGTCGTATTTCTCTAGGTCTTAAGCAGTGTAAAGTTAACCCATGGGATGACTTCGCCGAGCGTTTCCAGAAAGGCGACAAGGTTTCTGGTAAGATCAAGTCAATCACTGACTTCGGTATCTTTATCGGTCTTGACGGCGGCATCGACGGTCTTGTTCACCTATCTGATATTTCTTGGAATGGTACTGGCGAAGAAGCTGTTGCTGAATACAAGAAAGGCGACGAGATCAACGCAGTTGTTCTTTCAGTTGACCCAGAGCGTGAGCGCATCAGCTTAGGCGTTAAGCAAACTGAAGACGATCCATTCAATGCTTATCTTGCAGATAAGAAGAAAGGAACTGTTGTTAACGGTACAGTTACTGCAGTAGACGCTAAAGGCGTAACTATTGAACTAGCTGACACTGTTGAAGGTTACTTACGTGTAGCTGATATCTCTCGCGAGCGTATCGAAGATGCATCTACTGTTTACTCTGTAGGCGACGCTGTTGAATCTAAGTTCATGGGTGTTGACCGTAAGAACCGTACTATCAGCCTATCTATCCGTGCGAAAGATGAAGCTGAAGAGAAAGAAGCAATGGCTAGCTTGAACAAGCAAGAAGACGCTGTGATGAGCAGTGCTATGGCTGAAGCGTTCAAAGCAGCTCGCAAGTAA